One window of the Candidatus Zixiibacteriota bacterium genome contains the following:
- a CDS encoding response regulator — protein MKQRILAVDDELHMLKLLERIIGEKTAYQIQTTNNALEVPPLLTRESFDIIITDLKMPGMDGIDLLKHIKEKNIDSEVIIITAFGSMESAIEALARGAFDYITKPFKKEQIIFTVDRAMKFQQLKRENKRFTDMLNLEPFAQAAARFKREYLSRLKERCGEQSPELASRSGLSPDEIAAFLKNA, from the coding sequence ATGAAGCAGAGAATACTTGCGGTTGATGATGAACTGCATATGTTGAAATTGCTGGAAAGAATTATCGGCGAAAAAACCGCCTATCAGATTCAGACCACCAATAATGCGCTGGAAGTTCCCCCGCTTCTGACCAGAGAGAGCTTCGACATCATTATTACCGACCTCAAGATGCCGGGGATGGACGGCATTGACCTTCTCAAACATATTAAAGAGAAAAATATAGACTCGGAAGTAATCATCATTACCGCTTTCGGTTCCATGGAGAGCGCTATTGAGGCGCTTGCCCGGGGAGCCTTTGATTATATCACCAAACCGTTCAAGAAAGAGCAGATTATATTCACCGTTGACCGCGCCATGAAATTCCAGCAGTTGAAAAGAGAAAACAAACGCTTCACGGATATGCTCAACCTGGAGCCGTTCGCCCAGGCCGCGGCAAGGTTTAAGCGGGAATACTTAAGCCGGTTGAAAGAGCGCTGCGGCGAGCAGTCGCCGGAGTTGGCCTCCCGCTCCGGTCTCA
- a CDS encoding ATP-binding protein has translation WAMMSRLTQKFRTAADALLNYRSLPLLSSILFILILCGTIYIIYQNAGIMRDRINEDFNQQQLILARQASGQVSVILHDIELEIDGLARKIARFPDPGDIQTVFNEAASRMRNKGLLELGLADSTRKLIQVTSTDTAAQLEETRLFRDCVDMGTEKTSLGQLYVETLSENYSLITGVICKMIVTLAGRQFLYAQIDVSRLVTGVTQEIRSGKTGYAWVIDETGMFIYHPEREFIGKNAFTARYQRKPYVSFTQINDIMRNQMLKGEEGTGIYESGWHRGIEGQITKLIAFTPIKSGILSKSQVWSVAVAAPTSEIAGAVRGVYIRHFAAEAAIIAAMLLFGVVVVIYQQRISHALKERVSQQEEFISSILQNSVDAIIFIDNDNRVKVWNRGAEIIFGYTAKEMIGQTFHRLVPPDIDADEELLSIQEEVTRQGYIRNYRAQRMTKDGKRITIDLSRTIIRSPHGEILGSTAIIKDVTEKMELEQRIYNTEKLASIGILAAGVAHEINNPLAVILGFTDLLLERFQPGTQEYEDLKMIEANANQAKKTVENMLGFARITEGLEEFVDVDQALNTVIKIVRNTLMTKKVEVALHIPVSLPKVRCDSREFQQVIFNLINNSFAAMEPGGGKLTISVRRQEDSVQIAVEDTGKGIPDKIKPRIFDPFFTTKKVGEGTGLGLSLCYGIIKKYGGKIEFSSTCREDNPQRPSGTKFVISLPVHDTGESLEES, from the coding sequence GATGGGCAATGATGAGCCGTCTGACCCAGAAATTCCGCACTGCCGCCGATGCCCTTCTCAATTACCGCAGCCTGCCGCTGCTCAGTTCCATTCTGTTCATTCTTATCCTCTGCGGGACAATCTATATAATCTATCAGAATGCCGGCATCATGCGCGACCGCATCAATGAGGATTTCAATCAACAGCAATTAATATTGGCGCGCCAGGCAAGCGGACAGGTCAGCGTCATTCTTCATGATATTGAGCTGGAAATCGACGGTCTGGCGCGGAAAATCGCCCGCTTTCCCGACCCGGGTGATATCCAGACTGTCTTCAATGAAGCGGCCAGCCGTATGCGCAATAAGGGACTGCTTGAGCTGGGTCTGGCGGACAGCACCCGTAAACTGATACAGGTGACCTCTACCGATACCGCCGCTCAACTTGAAGAAACCCGATTGTTTCGCGACTGTGTCGATATGGGGACAGAGAAAACTTCACTGGGGCAATTGTATGTCGAAACGCTGTCGGAAAATTACTCCCTTATAACCGGCGTGATCTGCAAGATGATTGTCACCCTTGCCGGCAGACAATTTCTATATGCCCAAATTGATGTGTCCCGGCTGGTCACCGGTGTGACTCAGGAAATCCGTTCCGGGAAAACCGGCTATGCCTGGGTAATTGATGAAACCGGCATGTTCATCTATCATCCAGAGCGGGAGTTTATCGGCAAGAACGCTTTCACCGCCCGCTACCAGCGCAAACCATATGTCAGCTTTACGCAAATAAATGATATCATGCGCAACCAGATGCTGAAGGGTGAGGAAGGCACCGGCATCTATGAAAGCGGCTGGCATCGGGGAATCGAAGGGCAGATAACCAAACTTATCGCTTTTACACCAATCAAGAGCGGAATTCTAAGCAAGAGCCAGGTCTGGTCGGTCGCGGTGGCCGCGCCTACATCGGAAATCGCCGGCGCTGTCCGGGGAGTCTATATCCGCCATTTTGCCGCCGAAGCCGCCATCATTGCGGCCATGCTTCTTTTCGGCGTGGTGGTCGTGATTTATCAACAAAGAATCTCTCATGCGCTTAAGGAACGGGTCAGCCAGCAGGAAGAATTTATCTCCAGCATCCTGCAGAACTCCGTTGACGCCATCATCTTCATCGACAATGACAATCGCGTCAAAGTCTGGAACCGCGGCGCCGAAATCATTTTCGGATATACCGCCAAAGAGATGATTGGTCAGACCTTCCATCGTCTCGTGCCGCCCGATATTGATGCCGATGAAGAACTTCTCAGCATCCAGGAAGAAGTCACCCGGCAGGGTTATATCCGCAATTATCGGGCGCAGCGAATGACCAAAGACGGCAAGAGAATCACTATCGACCTCTCCCGCACCATAATCCGTTCCCCGCACGGCGAAATCTTGGGAAGCACCGCTATCATAAAAGATGTCACCGAAAAAATGGAATTGGAGCAGCGTATTTACAACACCGAGAAACTGGCCTCGATTGGAATTCTTGCGGCCGGCGTGGCGCACGAAATCAACAATCCCCTTGCCGTGATTCTTGGATTCACCGACCTCCTCCTGGAAAGATTTCAGCCCGGGACTCAGGAATATGAAGACCTTAAAATGATTGAAGCCAATGCCAATCAGGCAAAAAAGACGGTGGAAAATATGCTCGGTTTTGCCCGCATAACGGAAGGGCTGGAAGAGTTCGTCGACGTCGACCAGGCCCTGAATACGGTCATCAAGATTGTGCGCAACACCCTTATGACTAAGAAAGTGGAGGTCGCGCTGCATATTCCGGTCAGTCTACCCAAAGTCAGGTGCGACTCGCGAGAATTTCAGCAGGTCATTTTCAATCTCATAAATAATTCTTTTGCCGCTATGGAACCGGGTGGCGGCAAATTGACCATCTCGGTGCGCAGGCAGGAGGATTCCGTCCAGATTGCGGTGGAAGACACCGGCAAAGGGATTCCCGACAAAATAAAACCGCGCATCTTTGACCCTTTCTTTACAACCAAGAAGGTCGGAGAAGGAACCGGTCTGGGGCTTTCTTTATGCTATGGAATTATCAAGAAATATGGAGGGAAAATCGAATTCTCTTCGACCTGCCGCGAGGATAACCCCCAACGGCCCAGCGGCACCAAATTTGTCATCTCGCTTCCGGTTCATGATACCGGCGAATCTTTAGAGGAGTCATAA